TCccgttgtagattacggaaacagGCGTGCCCACACTCAATTCTCTCAATTCATCATAAAAAACGCCGTGAGAGCCGCTTTACTTTCTACGAGGCAAGTTAGAACGCGCATACACTTCGGTCGCTTCAGCACCCTTTTCATCGGTTTTACTTGGAAAGACTGCTGGGAGACATAATTGGTTTTTCAACACCCGCTTGAGgacgcggtgcgtgcacagGAGCACCatgttctaacgtgcctcgtagcaAATAAAGCcgttcccacgtcgtttttttcacgacaattagAGGAAATGTGTAGAGCTTGAGCTATCACGTCGACTTTGGGGTTCGCTGCTTCATCATTGAGCTTCCTGCCGGATAGAAATCCAAATTTTGTCCCTTAGAGGGTCATTCTCTCCACTTTCCTTCTATTCTAGAGAAACACAGAAATGATTTGAATGTGTTAGACGACCAACTGACACGAACAAACGATTATCCCGTGTAACTAATCCACAACTCAATTTGTGACGAGAATGAGAAGTCTCACCAAGAATAAGTACACTGTTTATTTAGTGAACAGTAGTGTGATTccgaagtaaaaaaagtattcaaaGCAACCGCTGCACTCAGCAAACGTGCTCTTTTTCAGGTCTACACCATTGATTCTCCTCCGAACTTTGATCACTTGTTTTGCTCATAGGACTCAAGACAAAAGGTGTCTGGCTGCTTCTTTATCAACAAAAGACTTTGTATGCACTTGATGCGAAGAACCTCAAATGTGTCTATCGTTTTGTAAACTTCAATCGCATGTTTGACtaatttgtgagaaaaaaggggaaagaGGAGAAGCTACACTGAAGAAGCGAGTAACAAACAGAGTAGGTGCGATACATGAAAACCACGTGTACTGTAAGTGACTGTAGTTTTGAGGCCGCGATTTACCTActttgacttaaaggcagcgtatcacgaaattgacgtgctACGGAAACCCTAAGGAACCCATAGcgttgggttgtagattgctaAACCCCTAACTGTGGCACCGCTCAtccttccctaatcgtcgtagaataatcttattttctacgaagtacgttagagcACGTCCCATTGTACACGtcctggtcccctcagcagcctatttattggttttacttgaataggctggtgaggaggcatcactgatcttcgaccgctcgctcgggAACGCGGTGAGTGCACAAGGGTGATGCGTTCCAACATAACTCGTAGGAAAAGATCTAAAAGGAAAAGCCAGAGATCAATTATGCCTGCTCATCAgcctatttaaaggcatcactccacgaatctgaggtggtacggattttaggtggagtattcgtatacgggattggagactatggagaggggggtgattccgtccatttcttcctaattgccgtaaaaaacggcccggaagatacggcttcaggctttctggcgcactattttctccaAGGAGTTcgacgccagccttgtgcggcgccgcatcttccaggccgttttttacggcaattaggaacaaatggacggaatccccctctccatagtcccatcccgtatacgaatactccacctgaaatctgcaccacctcagattcgtggggtgatgtctttaagtacAACCAATGAACAGGTTGCAGAGGGGTTCAGAACGAGTACGACGggacgtgttctaacgtactttgTAGGAGCTAAAGCagtttccacgccgtttttttagtaCTATTAGGAGAAGTTAAGCGGACCGTGTGCGTGTAAATAGAATCCCGGGGAATTTTAAGCATGCCCCAGTCATGTCTCGCCAGAgaaattagcgatggtgcgtaaCCTGAAGAGATTCATCTTTATTgctacctaaatagctgactctgcttccCTACCGCTAACCATTCGCTGTCTCACAGGCTAGGATATATTCATGAGCTACTAAACTGTTTTCGAGAATCAGACAGATCCAttggaattttgtgatgtgaagTGAACTTGTAACCTTACAAGAAGcaggagaaatcctcacgtgaaatatcagaaaaagatGCATCTAATACCATTAAATACGAAAATTCCCGTTGAAAagggaacattccagctttcagaAGAAACGGGAATGAAGATTATCGTTGTACTATAagttccaagcttttttgtagcctaatttatttccggacagagagaccttctgtatctctcaCTTCTCGGAAGAAAAACAgttcatttgataagatttctagacttgctgaaggaaaaaatctggACTAAACTCGCTACCGTTTTCTTATTAAAACACCACACAAAATGATTAGAACGATTTAACATTTCTCCTTTAATTTAATCGGTAATTTTGACAACTCACACCATTCTTCTCCAGAAAGTTCCTTGTAACTGTATTGTTATTTACGTCTCTATGGTCAGAAGAGCATCTGGGACGGTTATCTGCGTCTCTACGAACGACTgaagcgtgacctcgtcgagatatgttcgcgtatcgCCCGGCATATCCACCGGACACGTAATCTATAGGATTCACTGTATGGGGTAGGCGAACGGATTTTTTAAGTTATTTTTCCTGATATTCTATTCTGTAatctaatttctattattctactttactagaattctattattctactgtACTAAAATACTATTATATCGCCTCTCAGAGGCATTCcgtgtccagtggatatgccgggcACGGAGAATCCGTCGGGAGTCGGGACCCTTTTTAACATTCCCCAAGCGGGCCTACGCTGGGTTCCATAATCCACAGCCCGATCTCTCCGAGTTCCCTGGTGTTAATGAACTACATCAGTTTCgagatacgctgtctttataCGGTGTATTATTGCTTGAGACGATTTTCTGCATCTTCCCCGAAGCGTGTCCTCTTCAACTATAGCTTTTGCGTAGCGTTTTCGATCCACAGCAAGGGCTCctacagaatccatccattcgtcactattccatatcctgcgaaagtTGGCGCCTCGTCAGGTCGACAATGTCCAACAGTTCAGTGTTACAAACAATCCGAACTCCCTCTAGGTATTTGACCTATTTGGGTTGGGTTTTGGCATtgtgctggacaacagcacTTTTTGCAATACTTGGGTAACTTGCGCCATGTAACTGCGCGAGCTATGCAATTCCTACGTGCTCAAAGCGTATGCCCGAATGCCTGACTGCATTAAGTGTGACCAAATATACCGtaagcaggtagcaatcagacttgtataagTGGCACTTCTGACTCCGCGAGGCtgtccgcagagttcagagccgggCGGGGTGCGCCGTTTGGCGGCTCTGCCGTTTGGTGGTTActgagcgcactgttgtgaatagtcaataaccatCGAAACGGAGAGGCGTGGAACCGGGCCGCCTGCGCGGCTATGAACTCTGCGGACAGCCTAACCGGAAATTCTTCCAACTGCATAGACGCGTTCTAACAGAAAAGTGTGTCAGTGCTGGCTGGGAACATtcctatcgaaaaaaaatctgtccgCGGACAAACGCGCCATGCAACAGAAATGCGTCCCCACTTTCGTTAGCACTCGAAATGTCACTGCGACAAATGCTAGGTCCTTCGCGGATTGCCACTGCAGCGAGTTTGCGCCAGTAAACCAACCTAGTGATATTGGATAGCACCAGtgaagaaagaatttgaagatgGTGTCGTTTCTAGCAGATTTATCTTTCCAATGACAGATATATTGTATACGGGCCCCGAGACAACAAAATCGTCAAATGCACTCTTTAGTGATATTTCCCTCACTTTGAACGTAATAAACTAAACTTGAAAAGGAAATTGATGAAGGATTTGTTGTTGAAGAGTTGTTTAtgagaatgttttgttgaaGAGAGTCGCTCAGTAGGTAATTTTCCTATGAACGTTACGCGAATCGAGGCGTTGCAGGATCCGTTCGTGGTCCACACGTACTTCTCAGCTCGGAAACTCTCGAAGACATGACATTATCAAAAAGGCCGCACTTATAATAGTGTATGTTTCAGTACAAATGGCGACTTTCGTGGACAAAACTGTAATGGCTTGTACTTATGTTTACACAAAAGAACACGATAGCTCTGCAGCTTCTCACGAACCTTCTCTCTCTAGCACACACCCTCTCTCCATCTTCTGTCCCACTTCAGTCGTGCGTGCGAATTCGTGCTTAGAAATCTGAACGTTAACGTGTGAAGACAAACATAATTTTTCCCTATATTTTCCTTCAACCTTGGAAACAGTCTTTAATAATAGTggcctcttcttcttcttcttcttcttcttcctagcgtttgtcccgcgttgttgcggggtccgcctttctgcttcttgttttccatttggttctatccattgtaTCAGCCGTGCAcaaacgcgcatctatcatatacagcttcacacggtctaaccagcgaatctttggccttccacgcggcctcactcctgaaacgtcgagcctcagcggttttggcaacagaatcttcctctcgccgcaggacgtgaccaaaccatctcagcgtccttcatcttctcagttatcgggacgacgccgaaggtggagcgtacagtgtcgttggatactttctcttttagcgttacacctatcgtccacctcaacatccgcatccccatagcgtgcagcactctttccaaggctttcgtcgtcggccagcactcgcatccgtaaagggcaacaggacgcacaaccgtcccgtagatcttcgacttcagtcgaacagtgactttcttgtcgcacagtacgcttgttgccattttccatttcatccatgccgcattaacacgtgctcgaccttctcgatcaatgtcgcctgtggaagtcactttggatccaaggtacttgaaacagttcactttgtttaattcggtgccatcgacacgaattgaaccatcctctatccttggtccgcactccatgtactcaatttttgttatgttGAGGCGAAATCCATGTTGctgcagccgatccttccaagactgtacttgtttccgaagatcatctcgagactccgaagcgagcatgacatcgtcggcaaagagtagagtccacggatgctgcttctggatttccttcgttatcatgtccatgcacagtatgaacagcaggggtgagagggatgaatccctgatgaacccctgcTTGTGCAGgaaatggcctgcttgttccagcagcacatcgtacaacgctggtaggcttcgcataaagtagcttcgtccaccgcacatattcttctggtactctgtgcgacctcatggacattcataacagc
This is a stretch of genomic DNA from Necator americanus strain Aroian chromosome II, whole genome shotgun sequence. It encodes these proteins:
- a CDS encoding hypothetical protein (NECATOR_CHRII.G8076.T1), whose translation is MCGGRSYFMRSLPALYDVLLEQAGHFLHKQGFIRDSSLSPLLFILCMDMITKEIQKQHPWTLLFADDVMLASESRDDLRKQVQSWKDRLQQHGFRLNITKIEYMECGPRIEDGSIRVDGTELNKVNCFKYLGSKVTSTGDIDREGRARVNAAWMKWKMATSVLCDKKVTVRLKSKIYGTVVRPVALYGCECWPTTKALERVLHAMGMRMLRWTIGVTLKEKVSNDTVRSTFGVVPITEKMKDAEMVWSRPAARGRFCCQNR